The following proteins are encoded in a genomic region of Parus major isolate Abel chromosome 20, Parus_major1.1, whole genome shotgun sequence:
- the GMEB2 gene encoding glucocorticoid modulatory element-binding protein 2 isoform X3 — protein sequence MAEDEESLEAEIVYPITCGDSKANLIWRKFVCPGINVKCVQFHDHLISPKEFVHLAGKSTLKDWKRAIRMNGIMLRKIMDSGELDFYQHTKVCSNTCRSTKIDLTGARVSLTSQTSTEYIPLTPASADVNGSPATITIETCEDASDWTTSIGDDTFAFWQGLKDSGLLEEVIHEFHQELVETMKGLQQRAQDPPLQLGDAVLLNNVVQNFGMLDLVKKVLASHKCQMDRSREQYTRDLAALEQQCDEHRKRAKELKHKAQHLNNVLMTLTPVSVPTPLKRPRLTRATSGPAAITSQVLSQPAQLAVTSGMPVSQVANLPLGKVVSALPPSVLGKSPAQPPAASSPASPLLGGYTVLASAGSTFPSTVEIHPDASNLTVLSTAAVQDGSTVVKVMSPFQLLTLPGLGTAIQNVTQIAPSGSTVVTVPSGATEAAGDEHAAAAIEVTAVADEAEQK from the exons ATGGCTGAAGATGAGGAGAGTTTGGAGGCAGAGATTGTCTACCCCATCACCTGCGGGGACAGCAAAGCCAACCTCATCTGGAGGAAGTTTGTGTGCCCTGGGATCAATGTGAAGTGTGTGCAG TTTCACGATCACCTAATCAGCCCCAAGGAGTTTGTCCACCTGGCAGGCAAGTCAACCTTGAAGGATTGGAAGCGGGCGATCCGGATGAACGGGATCATGCTCCG GAAGATTATGGACTCAGGAGAGCTGGATTTCTACCAGCACACAAAGGTCTGTTCCAACACCTGCCGGAGCACCAAAATTGACCTGACTGGAGCCAGGGTGTCCCTGACCAGCCAGACATCGACAGAGTACATCCCTCTGACTCCTGCCTCTGCCGATG TGAACGGATCCCCGGCTACAATAACCATAGAAACATGCGAGGATGCCAGTGATTGGACCACCAGCATTGGAG ATGACACCTTTGCTTTTTGGCAAGGTCTGAAGGACAGTGGTCTCCTGGAAGAAGTGATCCATGAGTTCCACCAGGAGCTGGTGGAGACCATGAAAGGCTTGCAGCAGCGAGCACAGGATCCCCCGCTGCAGCTCGGGG ATGCTGTTTTACTCAACAACGTTGTCCAGAACTTTGGGATGCTGGATCTGGTCAAGAAGGTCCTGGCCAGCCACAAGTGCCAGATGGATCGCTCAAGGGAGCAGTACACACGGGATTTGGCAG ctctggagcagcagtgtgACGAGCACCGCAAGCGAGCGAAGGAGCTGAAGCACAAAGCACAGCATCTCAACAATGTCCTGATGACCCTCACACCCGTCTCCGTTCCCACACCTCTGAAACGCCCCAGGCTGACCAGGGCCACCTCTGGACCAGCTGCCATCACCTCCCAAGTCCtgtcccagccagcacagctcgCTGTCACCTCTGGCATGCCAGTGTCCCAGGTTGCCAATCTCCCTCTCGGCAAAGTGGTCTCGGCCCTCCCTCCTTCGGTGCTGGGgaagagcccagctcagccccccGCCGCCAGCTCCCCGGCCTCCCCTCTGCTGGGGGGGTACACGGTGCTGGCCTCTGCCGGCTCCACCTTCCCCAGCACGGTGGAGATCCACCCGGACGCTTCCAACCTGACGGTGCTGAGCACGGCTGCGGTCCAGGACGGCAGCACGGTGGTGAAGGTGATGAGCCCCTTCCAGCTCCTGACGCTTCCAGGACTTGGCACAGCCATCCAGAACGTGACACAAATAGCTCCCAGTGGGAGCACGGTCGTGACTGTCCCGTCCGGTGCCACCGAGGCTGCCGGGGACGAGCATGCTGCCGCCGCCATCGAGGTGACCGCAGTGGCTGATGAGGCGGAGCAGAAGTGA
- the GMEB2 gene encoding glucocorticoid modulatory element-binding protein 2 isoform X1 has protein sequence MATPDVSVHMEEVVVVTTPDGAVDGGGMEEVKTVLVTTNLSQHGGDINEDTLETENAAAAAAAAFTASTDLKEAVLEVKMAEDEESLEAEIVYPITCGDSKANLIWRKFVCPGINVKCVQFHDHLISPKEFVHLAGKSTLKDWKRAIRMNGIMLRKIMDSGELDFYQHTKVCSNTCRSTKIDLTGARVSLTSQTSTEYIPLTPASADVNGSPATITIETCEDASDWTTSIGDDTFAFWQGLKDSGLLEEVIHEFHQELVETMKGLQQRAQDPPLQLGDAVLLNNVVQNFGMLDLVKKVLASHKCQMDRSREQYTRDLAALEQQCDEHRKRAKELKHKAQHLNNVLMTLTPVSVPTPLKRPRLTRATSGPAAITSQVLSQPAQLAVTSGMPVSQVANLPLGKVVSALPPSVLGKSPAQPPAASSPASPLLGGYTVLASAGSTFPSTVEIHPDASNLTVLSTAAVQDGSTVVKVMSPFQLLTLPGLGTAIQNVTQIAPSGSTVVTVPSGATEAAGDEHAAAAIEVTAVADEAEQK, from the exons ATGGCGACGCCGGACGTCAGTGTCCACAtggaggaggtggtggtggtgacCACGCCGGACGGCGCGGTGGACGGCGGTGGCATGGAGGAGGTGAAGACAGTGCTGGTCACCACCAACCTATCCCAGCATGG TGGTGACATCAACGAAGACACTCTGGAGactgaaaatgcagctgctgcagctgctgctgccttcacagCCTCCACAGACCTGAAGGAAGCGGTTCTAG AAGTGAAGATGGCTGAAGATGAGGAGAGTTTGGAGGCAGAGATTGTCTACCCCATCACCTGCGGGGACAGCAAAGCCAACCTCATCTGGAGGAAGTTTGTGTGCCCTGGGATCAATGTGAAGTGTGTGCAG TTTCACGATCACCTAATCAGCCCCAAGGAGTTTGTCCACCTGGCAGGCAAGTCAACCTTGAAGGATTGGAAGCGGGCGATCCGGATGAACGGGATCATGCTCCG GAAGATTATGGACTCAGGAGAGCTGGATTTCTACCAGCACACAAAGGTCTGTTCCAACACCTGCCGGAGCACCAAAATTGACCTGACTGGAGCCAGGGTGTCCCTGACCAGCCAGACATCGACAGAGTACATCCCTCTGACTCCTGCCTCTGCCGATG TGAACGGATCCCCGGCTACAATAACCATAGAAACATGCGAGGATGCCAGTGATTGGACCACCAGCATTGGAG ATGACACCTTTGCTTTTTGGCAAGGTCTGAAGGACAGTGGTCTCCTGGAAGAAGTGATCCATGAGTTCCACCAGGAGCTGGTGGAGACCATGAAAGGCTTGCAGCAGCGAGCACAGGATCCCCCGCTGCAGCTCGGGG ATGCTGTTTTACTCAACAACGTTGTCCAGAACTTTGGGATGCTGGATCTGGTCAAGAAGGTCCTGGCCAGCCACAAGTGCCAGATGGATCGCTCAAGGGAGCAGTACACACGGGATTTGGCAG ctctggagcagcagtgtgACGAGCACCGCAAGCGAGCGAAGGAGCTGAAGCACAAAGCACAGCATCTCAACAATGTCCTGATGACCCTCACACCCGTCTCCGTTCCCACACCTCTGAAACGCCCCAGGCTGACCAGGGCCACCTCTGGACCAGCTGCCATCACCTCCCAAGTCCtgtcccagccagcacagctcgCTGTCACCTCTGGCATGCCAGTGTCCCAGGTTGCCAATCTCCCTCTCGGCAAAGTGGTCTCGGCCCTCCCTCCTTCGGTGCTGGGgaagagcccagctcagccccccGCCGCCAGCTCCCCGGCCTCCCCTCTGCTGGGGGGGTACACGGTGCTGGCCTCTGCCGGCTCCACCTTCCCCAGCACGGTGGAGATCCACCCGGACGCTTCCAACCTGACGGTGCTGAGCACGGCTGCGGTCCAGGACGGCAGCACGGTGGTGAAGGTGATGAGCCCCTTCCAGCTCCTGACGCTTCCAGGACTTGGCACAGCCATCCAGAACGTGACACAAATAGCTCCCAGTGGGAGCACGGTCGTGACTGTCCCGTCCGGTGCCACCGAGGCTGCCGGGGACGAGCATGCTGCCGCCGCCATCGAGGTGACCGCAGTGGCTGATGAGGCGGAGCAGAAGTGA
- the GMEB2 gene encoding glucocorticoid modulatory element-binding protein 2 isoform X2 yields MATPDVSVHMEEVVVVTTPDGAVDGGGMEEVKTVLVTTNLSQHGGDINEDTLETENAAAAAAAAFTASTDLKEAVLVKMAEDEESLEAEIVYPITCGDSKANLIWRKFVCPGINVKCVQFHDHLISPKEFVHLAGKSTLKDWKRAIRMNGIMLRKIMDSGELDFYQHTKVCSNTCRSTKIDLTGARVSLTSQTSTEYIPLTPASADVNGSPATITIETCEDASDWTTSIGDDTFAFWQGLKDSGLLEEVIHEFHQELVETMKGLQQRAQDPPLQLGDAVLLNNVVQNFGMLDLVKKVLASHKCQMDRSREQYTRDLAALEQQCDEHRKRAKELKHKAQHLNNVLMTLTPVSVPTPLKRPRLTRATSGPAAITSQVLSQPAQLAVTSGMPVSQVANLPLGKVVSALPPSVLGKSPAQPPAASSPASPLLGGYTVLASAGSTFPSTVEIHPDASNLTVLSTAAVQDGSTVVKVMSPFQLLTLPGLGTAIQNVTQIAPSGSTVVTVPSGATEAAGDEHAAAAIEVTAVADEAEQK; encoded by the exons ATGGCGACGCCGGACGTCAGTGTCCACAtggaggaggtggtggtggtgacCACGCCGGACGGCGCGGTGGACGGCGGTGGCATGGAGGAGGTGAAGACAGTGCTGGTCACCACCAACCTATCCCAGCATGG TGGTGACATCAACGAAGACACTCTGGAGactgaaaatgcagctgctgcagctgctgctgccttcacagCCTCCACAGACCTGAAGGAAGCGGTTCTAG TGAAGATGGCTGAAGATGAGGAGAGTTTGGAGGCAGAGATTGTCTACCCCATCACCTGCGGGGACAGCAAAGCCAACCTCATCTGGAGGAAGTTTGTGTGCCCTGGGATCAATGTGAAGTGTGTGCAG TTTCACGATCACCTAATCAGCCCCAAGGAGTTTGTCCACCTGGCAGGCAAGTCAACCTTGAAGGATTGGAAGCGGGCGATCCGGATGAACGGGATCATGCTCCG GAAGATTATGGACTCAGGAGAGCTGGATTTCTACCAGCACACAAAGGTCTGTTCCAACACCTGCCGGAGCACCAAAATTGACCTGACTGGAGCCAGGGTGTCCCTGACCAGCCAGACATCGACAGAGTACATCCCTCTGACTCCTGCCTCTGCCGATG TGAACGGATCCCCGGCTACAATAACCATAGAAACATGCGAGGATGCCAGTGATTGGACCACCAGCATTGGAG ATGACACCTTTGCTTTTTGGCAAGGTCTGAAGGACAGTGGTCTCCTGGAAGAAGTGATCCATGAGTTCCACCAGGAGCTGGTGGAGACCATGAAAGGCTTGCAGCAGCGAGCACAGGATCCCCCGCTGCAGCTCGGGG ATGCTGTTTTACTCAACAACGTTGTCCAGAACTTTGGGATGCTGGATCTGGTCAAGAAGGTCCTGGCCAGCCACAAGTGCCAGATGGATCGCTCAAGGGAGCAGTACACACGGGATTTGGCAG ctctggagcagcagtgtgACGAGCACCGCAAGCGAGCGAAGGAGCTGAAGCACAAAGCACAGCATCTCAACAATGTCCTGATGACCCTCACACCCGTCTCCGTTCCCACACCTCTGAAACGCCCCAGGCTGACCAGGGCCACCTCTGGACCAGCTGCCATCACCTCCCAAGTCCtgtcccagccagcacagctcgCTGTCACCTCTGGCATGCCAGTGTCCCAGGTTGCCAATCTCCCTCTCGGCAAAGTGGTCTCGGCCCTCCCTCCTTCGGTGCTGGGgaagagcccagctcagccccccGCCGCCAGCTCCCCGGCCTCCCCTCTGCTGGGGGGGTACACGGTGCTGGCCTCTGCCGGCTCCACCTTCCCCAGCACGGTGGAGATCCACCCGGACGCTTCCAACCTGACGGTGCTGAGCACGGCTGCGGTCCAGGACGGCAGCACGGTGGTGAAGGTGATGAGCCCCTTCCAGCTCCTGACGCTTCCAGGACTTGGCACAGCCATCCAGAACGTGACACAAATAGCTCCCAGTGGGAGCACGGTCGTGACTGTCCCGTCCGGTGCCACCGAGGCTGCCGGGGACGAGCATGCTGCCGCCGCCATCGAGGTGACCGCAGTGGCTGATGAGGCGGAGCAGAAGTGA